One Polynucleobacter sp. MWH-Spelu-300-X4 genomic window carries:
- a CDS encoding ExbD/TolR family protein: MASISRKSGGKRRAMADINVVPYIDVMLVLLVIFMVTTPMVNPGVVNLPTVGGAQVQPLPPVLLNISADETILVKSEGKADRTLSRQELGAFARERADLAADQPMVIAADKSIKYEIVMDVMARLKENGVKRVGLAVKSN, translated from the coding sequence ATGGCGAGTATCTCTAGAAAGTCTGGCGGTAAAAGACGTGCGATGGCTGATATTAATGTGGTGCCTTACATTGATGTGATGTTGGTCTTACTGGTGATCTTCATGGTAACAACGCCGATGGTTAATCCTGGCGTAGTTAATCTGCCAACGGTGGGTGGTGCTCAAGTGCAACCTTTGCCACCGGTATTACTAAATATCTCCGCTGACGAAACCATTCTTGTGAAAAGCGAGGGTAAAGCAGATAGAACGCTCTCTCGCCAAGAGTTAGGGGCATTTGCGCGTGAGCGTGCCGACTTGGCCGCTGATCAGCCGATGGTAATTGCAGCGGACAAATCTATTAAATATGAAATCGTGATGGATGTCATGGCGCGCTTAAAAGAAAACGGCGTAAAACGTGTTGGTTTGGCGGTGAAGAGTAATTGA
- the tolA gene encoding cell envelope integrity protein TolA produces the protein MSSATFPMNDFRARFNADSGTGKAFAWALGMHLLLFFFLAFGLNWKSQTPAGLEAEIWDNVPVVKSAPVQAVEQKMEADDKADIAVKRKKELKPEPKKEEKPVKKVDPKELKKQKAEEEKQAKLKEAKLKEEKQKAQDKAKADAAKKEALAQDKSRADQLARLRSAAGKEGAAGGRGGVVGDGVGGGGNAKPGYADKVRRKILPLIVFNPSLVAGNPAVEVAVELAPDGSIINRNVLKSSGDLAWDRAVLRAIDDAKTLPKDDDGKVPKQMRLIFKPKD, from the coding sequence TTGAGTTCAGCAACATTTCCGATGAATGATTTTCGTGCCAGGTTCAATGCTGATTCTGGTACAGGCAAAGCCTTTGCATGGGCTTTGGGCATGCATTTGTTGCTATTTTTCTTTTTGGCTTTTGGATTGAATTGGAAAAGCCAAACCCCAGCAGGATTAGAGGCGGAAATTTGGGATAACGTACCTGTGGTGAAAAGTGCTCCTGTGCAAGCGGTTGAGCAAAAAATGGAAGCTGATGACAAGGCTGACATTGCGGTTAAAAGAAAAAAAGAATTAAAACCTGAGCCTAAAAAAGAAGAAAAGCCAGTTAAAAAGGTTGATCCTAAGGAATTGAAGAAGCAAAAGGCTGAAGAAGAAAAGCAGGCGAAATTAAAAGAAGCCAAACTAAAAGAAGAAAAGCAAAAAGCACAAGATAAGGCTAAGGCAGATGCTGCGAAAAAAGAAGCTTTGGCACAAGATAAATCGCGTGCAGACCAATTGGCAAGATTACGTTCGGCAGCTGGGAAAGAGGGGGCTGCGGGCGGTCGTGGTGGTGTGGTTGGAGATGGTGTTGGCGGCGGTGGTAATGCCAAGCCGGGCTATGCCGATAAAGTGCGCCGCAAAATTTTGCCTTTGATTGTGTTTAATCCATCATTGGTAGCCGGTAACCCTGCTGTTGAGGTGGCTGTTGAGTTAGCTCCCGATGGCAGTATCATCAACAGAAATGTTCTTAAGAGTAGCGGCGACCTTGCTTGGGATCGTGCGGTATTAAGGGCAATTGATGATGCTAAAACTTTGCCTAAAGATGATGATGGTAAGGTGCCTAAACAAATGCGCTTAATCTTTAAGCCTAAGGATTGA
- the tolB gene encoding Tol-Pal system beta propeller repeat protein TolB has product MKLVSILKRVLAFVLLTNLMFVATLAKAQMNIEISGVGQSLFPIAVMRFTDESKLPLRVTDIVRSDLARSGAMRNVESGGAELGWDIKPDFRSWSARGADALAVGGVNKLSDGRYEIRYRLFDIRKSESLGGIVVTVTADDLRLAGHKIADDIIQKILGERGVFSTRLSYVIRSGKNNRLVISDSDGENAKPALSSNEPIISPVWSPDGRKVAYVSFESRKPVIYVHELATGRRVVLSNQKGNNSAPAWSPDGRALAIALSKDGNTQIYRINADGTGLRRLTRGYSIDTEPQWAPDGKSIYFTSDRGGSPQIYRMSTEGEGDGGAQRITFKLGFVTSPRISPDGKNLVYIARVGGAYRLHLQDLASGEVMALSDGNRDETPTFAANGRYVLFAARSGGKPVLMAVSIDGKNKQILSLPGADIREPAWGPFMD; this is encoded by the coding sequence ATGAAATTAGTTTCAATATTAAAAAGAGTATTAGCTTTTGTTCTTCTAACAAACTTAATGTTTGTTGCAACGCTTGCAAAAGCTCAGATGAATATTGAGATTTCAGGGGTTGGTCAGTCGCTGTTTCCGATTGCAGTGATGCGTTTCACGGATGAAAGTAAATTACCCTTACGCGTGACAGATATTGTTCGTTCCGATTTGGCTAGAAGTGGCGCTATGCGCAATGTTGAATCTGGTGGCGCTGAATTAGGTTGGGATATCAAGCCGGATTTTCGCTCTTGGTCCGCGAGAGGCGCTGATGCGCTAGCGGTTGGTGGCGTGAATAAGTTATCTGATGGTAGATATGAAATTCGTTACCGTTTATTCGATATTCGTAAGAGCGAAAGTTTGGGCGGTATTGTTGTTACAGTAACTGCTGATGACTTGCGTTTAGCTGGTCACAAGATTGCTGATGACATTATCCAAAAAATTCTTGGTGAGCGTGGTGTATTTTCAACGCGTCTTTCTTATGTGATTCGTTCAGGTAAAAATAATCGATTGGTTATTTCTGATTCTGATGGTGAAAACGCTAAACCAGCTCTATCGAGCAATGAACCGATTATTTCTCCTGTTTGGTCTCCAGATGGCAGAAAGGTGGCTTATGTTTCATTCGAGTCACGTAAGCCAGTGATTTATGTGCACGAGTTGGCCACTGGCCGCCGTGTGGTGTTATCTAATCAAAAGGGTAACAACAGTGCGCCGGCATGGTCGCCTGATGGACGTGCTTTAGCAATTGCTTTGTCTAAAGATGGTAATACCCAGATTTATCGTATTAATGCGGACGGCACAGGCTTAAGGCGCTTGACGCGTGGGTATTCAATTGACACTGAACCGCAATGGGCGCCTGACGGAAAATCTATTTATTTCACGAGTGATCGTGGTGGCAGTCCGCAAATCTATCGTATGTCGACAGAGGGCGAGGGCGATGGTGGTGCTCAGCGCATTACTTTTAAACTTGGGTTTGTAACAAGCCCACGTATTTCTCCTGATGGTAAGAATTTGGTTTACATAGCTCGTGTAGGTGGTGCTTATCGCTTGCATCTACAAGACTTGGCTTCTGGTGAGGTGATGGCTTTAAGTGATGGTAACCGTGACGAGACGCCTACTTTTGCCGCTAACGGTCGTTATGTACTTTTTGCTGCTCGTAGTGGTGGTAAACCTGTTTTGATGGCAGTATCTATTGATGGAAAAAATAAACAAATCTTGAGTTTGCCTGGTGCTGATATTCGTGAGCCTGCTTGGGGCCCATTCATGGACTAA
- the pal gene encoding peptidoglycan-associated lipoprotein Pal, translating into MNQFSLARRAALLLSVAFLGACASGVKLDDVDSAGKSSGGDLSSQPWNDPKSPLFKRSVYFDFDSYTVKPEYQSTLQAHANYLKTNKDRKIKLEGNTDERGTTEYNLALGQRRSEAVRKSLSLLGVSDSQMEAISFGKEKPKAEGSNEAAWQENRRADIAY; encoded by the coding sequence ATGAATCAATTTTCTTTAGCCCGCCGTGCGGCATTGTTGTTATCGGTAGCTTTCCTTGGTGCTTGCGCATCAGGCGTTAAGTTAGATGATGTGGATAGTGCTGGTAAATCATCAGGTGGTGATTTAAGTTCACAGCCTTGGAATGATCCAAAGAGCCCACTATTTAAGCGTAGTGTTTATTTTGACTTTGATAGTTACACAGTTAAACCTGAGTACCAATCAACTTTGCAAGCTCACGCTAATTATTTAAAAACTAACAAAGATCGCAAAATCAAGTTAGAAGGCAATACAGATGAGCGTGGAACGACAGAATACAACTTAGCATTGGGTCAACGCCGCTCTGAGGCAGTCCGTAAATCATTGTCACTTTTAGGTGTTTCTGACTCTCAAATGGAAGCCATTAGTTTCGGTAAAGAAAAGCCAAAGGCTGAAGGCAGTAATGAGGCAGCTTGGCAAGAGAACCGCCGTGCTGATATTGCTTACTAA
- the ybgF gene encoding tol-pal system protein YbgF, which yields MQIKRLTSLHHQTAALAAVVFVALTTYSFPAAAIFEDNEARKAILDLRSQVAVGQQAQIDLQNQLEQAVQENARLRGRTELLEKQVEELLAQQKSFYQDLNGRVKKFEPQVLEIEGVQGTVQAGEKEAYESALKAFQDSNMKKAEAGFQSFAKKYPDSPYWPLAQFWLGNVNYAQKDYKTAIASLQAMVKRYPLHVRTPDALLTIANSQVESGQKPAGKKTLESLIAKHPESEAAGLAKQALKRLK from the coding sequence ATGCAAATTAAGCGTTTAACTTCTTTGCACCATCAAACAGCGGCGTTGGCCGCTGTTGTTTTTGTTGCTTTGACTACTTATAGTTTTCCGGCGGCCGCTATTTTTGAAGATAACGAGGCGCGCAAGGCTATTTTGGATTTACGTTCCCAAGTGGCAGTGGGACAGCAGGCTCAAATTGATTTGCAAAATCAATTGGAACAGGCGGTTCAAGAAAATGCGCGCTTACGAGGTCGTACGGAGTTGCTTGAAAAGCAAGTAGAAGAGTTATTGGCGCAGCAGAAGAGTTTTTATCAGGACCTTAATGGTCGAGTAAAGAAATTCGAACCGCAAGTGTTAGAGATTGAAGGTGTGCAGGGCACGGTTCAAGCTGGTGAGAAAGAGGCTTACGAGTCAGCTTTAAAAGCCTTTCAAGATTCGAATATGAAAAAGGCTGAGGCTGGATTTCAAAGCTTTGCAAAGAAATACCCCGATAGCCCTTATTGGCCTTTGGCTCAATTCTGGTTGGGTAATGTGAATTACGCTCAGAAAGATTACAAGACAGCGATTGCGAGTTTGCAAGCAATGGTGAAGCGTTATCCGTTGCATGTTAGAACCCCAGATGCTTTGTTAACGATTGCCAATAGCCAAGTTGAATCAGGTCAAAAACCTGCTGGCAAAAAAACATTAGAAAGTTTGATTGCTAAGCATCCTGAAAGTGAAGCAGCTGGTTTAGCGAAGCAAGCTTTAAAGCGTTTGAAGTAA
- the queC gene encoding 7-cyano-7-deazaguanine synthase QueC, whose protein sequence is MSFDFEPMRARTPGAPAVILLSGGLDSATVLAIAKKLDYTPYALSFRYGQRHSSELDAAVRVAQKLGAARHEIIDLDLRRFVGGSALTDDAYAVPTSAGAKNEIPITYVPARNTIMLSVALGWAEALGGLDIFFGANAVDYSGYPDCRPEYVKSFEATANLATKAGVESTQSSTRFRIHAPIISLSKAEIIQAGIQLGVDFSMTVSCYQANAAGEACGRCESCRLRKEGFASAKVPDPTHYAS, encoded by the coding sequence ATGTCATTTGATTTTGAACCTATGCGCGCCCGCACCCCAGGTGCGCCAGCCGTTATTTTGCTATCGGGTGGTTTGGATTCCGCGACAGTTTTAGCGATTGCTAAAAAATTGGATTACACACCTTACGCGTTATCGTTTCGTTATGGTCAAAGACATTCTTCTGAATTAGATGCAGCAGTACGAGTGGCTCAAAAACTAGGTGCAGCTCGTCATGAAATCATAGATTTGGATTTGCGTCGTTTTGTGGGTGGATCAGCTCTAACCGATGACGCCTATGCAGTACCTACTAGCGCAGGTGCTAAAAATGAGATTCCTATTACATATGTGCCTGCACGTAATACCATCATGTTGTCGGTGGCTTTAGGCTGGGCTGAAGCATTGGGCGGTTTAGATATTTTCTTTGGCGCGAATGCCGTGGATTACTCCGGCTATCCTGACTGTCGACCAGAGTATGTCAAATCATTTGAGGCTACAGCGAATCTGGCCACTAAAGCAGGTGTGGAATCAACGCAATCATCCACACGTTTTAGGATTCATGCGCCGATTATTTCTCTGAGTAAAGCCGAAATTATTCAAGCTGGTATTCAGTTGGGGGTAGATTTTTCCATGACAGTTTCTTGCTATCAGGCTAATGCGGCGGGTGAGGCTTGTGGCCGTTGTGAGTCTTGTCGTCTGCGCAAAGAAGGATTTGCGAGCGCAAAAGTACCTGATCCGACACATTACGCGTCATAA
- the adk gene encoding adenylate kinase, producing MRLILLGAPGAGKGTQAKFICEKFGIPQISTGDMLRAAVKAGTPLGIEAKKVMDSGGLVSDEIIIGLVKDRLTQADCAKGYLFDGFPRTIPQAQAMKDAGVPIDYVLEIDVPFDAIIDRMSGRRVHVASGRTYHVTFNPPKVAGKDDETGEDLIQREDDKEETVKKRLDVYDSQTRPLVEYYSSWAKNGDPTAKVAAPAYRKVEGTGSVEAITANVFTALK from the coding sequence ATGCGCTTGATCCTATTAGGTGCCCCTGGCGCCGGTAAAGGCACGCAGGCTAAATTTATTTGCGAGAAATTTGGTATTCCACAAATTTCTACAGGCGATATGTTGCGCGCAGCTGTTAAGGCTGGCACACCACTAGGCATTGAAGCCAAAAAAGTGATGGATTCAGGTGGTCTAGTTTCTGATGAAATTATCATTGGCTTAGTCAAAGATCGTTTAACTCAGGCTGATTGCGCGAAAGGTTATTTGTTTGATGGTTTCCCACGTACGATTCCTCAAGCGCAAGCGATGAAGGATGCAGGCGTTCCAATTGATTACGTGCTTGAAATAGACGTGCCATTCGATGCCATTATTGATCGCATGAGCGGTCGCCGTGTTCACGTTGCATCCGGCCGCACTTATCACGTCACCTTTAACCCACCAAAAGTTGCTGGTAAAGATGATGAAACAGGTGAAGACTTGATTCAGCGTGAAGATGACAAAGAAGAAACCGTTAAGAAGCGTTTAGATGTCTATGATTCTCAGACACGTCCATTGGTTGAATACTATTCATCATGGGCTAAAAATGGTGATCCAACAGCCAAGGTGGCAGCTCCAGCCTACCGCAAGGTTGAAGGTACTGGTTCTGTAGAAGCTATTACCGCCAACGTATTTACTGCTCTTAAATAA
- the kdsB gene encoding 3-deoxy-manno-octulosonate cytidylyltransferase, protein MTATSTSFIAVIPARLASTRLPNKPLADIAGKPMVVRVAERALQSGASKVIVAVDDASIFDACKAHGLDVMLTSNQHPTGTDRLSEVVRNLNLADDEIVVNVQGDEPLIPPELITQVAQTLANHPKAAIATAALAIHDQAEVNNPNVVKVAMNQAQQALYFSRAPIPYSRDPQKYQAQCYRHIGMYAYKASFLKEFATLAPAPIEEAESLEQLRAMWYGYAIQVLVTNAAPPPGVDTAEDLERVRAVFKQLV, encoded by the coding sequence ATGACTGCAACATCCACATCGTTTATTGCAGTTATTCCTGCACGCTTAGCTTCGACACGCTTACCTAATAAACCACTAGCTGATATCGCCGGCAAACCGATGGTGGTACGAGTAGCCGAAAGAGCATTACAGTCAGGCGCATCCAAAGTCATCGTGGCGGTTGATGACGCTAGCATTTTCGATGCCTGCAAAGCACATGGATTAGATGTGATGCTCACATCTAACCAACATCCAACAGGAACCGATCGTTTGAGTGAAGTTGTACGCAACTTAAACCTCGCTGACGATGAGATTGTTGTAAATGTTCAAGGTGATGAACCGCTCATCCCACCTGAACTAATCACACAAGTAGCGCAAACATTAGCGAATCATCCCAAAGCTGCGATTGCAACAGCAGCTTTAGCGATTCATGATCAGGCTGAAGTAAACAATCCTAACGTTGTCAAAGTAGCCATGAATCAGGCTCAACAAGCACTTTATTTTTCAAGAGCGCCGATTCCTTACAGCCGAGACCCTCAAAAATATCAAGCACAGTGCTATCGCCATATTGGCATGTACGCATACAAGGCCAGCTTCCTCAAAGAATTTGCAACTTTAGCGCCAGCCCCGATTGAAGAAGCTGAGTCGCTCGAACAGCTGCGAGCCATGTGGTACGGATACGCTATTCAGGTACTAGTGACCAATGCGGCGCCCCCACCAGGGGTAGACACGGCCGAAGACCTAGAACGCGTTAGAGCCGTTTTTAAGCAGCTTGTTTAA
- a CDS encoding Trm112 family protein, producing the protein MDKRLLDILVCPICKSSLVHDADKNELICKADKLAYPIRDGIPVMLANEARSLDAPHNAA; encoded by the coding sequence ATGGATAAACGTTTACTAGATATTTTGGTCTGTCCTATTTGCAAATCTAGCCTAGTACATGATGCTGATAAAAATGAACTTATCTGCAAAGCAGATAAATTAGCCTACCCTATTCGCGATGGCATTCCAGTCATGTTGGCGAATGAGGCAAGATCTTTAGACGCACCTCATAACGCGGCTTAA
- the lpxK gene encoding tetraacyldisaccharide 4'-kinase: MSNPSSSAPTFQKAPSYWEKKGVVALLLWPLSKLFGWVTQIRKILYALGLFKTQALDVPVIIVGNLRVGGTGKTPTVLAIAKALHAAGFHPGIISRGYKGTGHQDNPADATEVTSQSNPLELGDEPCYMAQQLAHLFIPVYVHSQRTISARTLLKAHPTVNVLISDDGLQHYAMKRWPAREGGQDIELVIRDARGEGNGFLMPAGPLRESALRARDFTLNLGSENSQQIKQPYLADAPNFYLTTQVAHAYQLSNPSQQRSLFDFYSERHLVAAAGLGNPKKFFDVLEQAGLTINPLPLPDHYDFQINPFKDISASAILITEKDAVKCSQIAEYKNDERIWVVPVTVELPKEFINLMVDILKRPKP; this comes from the coding sequence ATGAGCAATCCATCTTCATCTGCGCCAACTTTTCAAAAAGCTCCTAGCTATTGGGAGAAAAAAGGCGTTGTGGCGTTATTACTATGGCCGCTCTCAAAGTTATTTGGGTGGGTCACCCAAATTAGAAAAATTTTATATGCGCTAGGATTATTTAAAACCCAAGCCCTAGATGTCCCCGTCATCATTGTTGGCAACTTAAGGGTTGGCGGCACCGGTAAAACACCTACCGTATTAGCCATTGCAAAAGCATTACACGCGGCAGGATTTCATCCAGGCATTATTTCAAGAGGCTACAAAGGAACAGGGCATCAAGATAACCCTGCAGATGCTACTGAAGTGACTTCTCAATCAAATCCATTAGAACTAGGTGATGAGCCTTGCTATATGGCGCAACAATTAGCGCACTTATTCATACCCGTCTATGTTCATAGCCAACGCACGATTAGTGCTCGAACACTATTAAAAGCCCATCCAACAGTCAATGTTTTGATTAGCGATGATGGTTTACAGCATTACGCCATGAAAAGATGGCCGGCCCGTGAAGGCGGTCAAGATATTGAATTAGTGATTCGCGATGCCAGAGGTGAAGGCAATGGTTTTCTCATGCCAGCAGGCCCACTCAGAGAAAGCGCTCTTCGAGCAAGAGACTTCACACTGAACTTAGGCTCTGAAAATTCTCAACAGATTAAACAGCCCTATCTTGCCGATGCTCCTAATTTCTACTTAACAACTCAAGTAGCTCACGCTTATCAACTCAGCAATCCATCACAGCAAAGATCTCTATTTGACTTTTACTCAGAGCGTCATTTAGTCGCTGCTGCCGGTTTAGGTAATCCCAAAAAATTCTTTGATGTTTTAGAACAAGCAGGACTCACCATCAATCCTTTACCACTACCGGATCATTACGATTTTCAAATAAATCCTTTTAAAGATATTTCAGCCTCAGCAATTCTGATCACTGAGAAGGATGCCGTAAAATGTTCGCAAATCGCGGAATACAAGAATGATGAGCGCATTTGGGTTGTACCCGTTACAGTTGAACTACCTAAAGAATTCATCAACCTAATGGTTGATATTTTGAAAAGGCCAAAACCCTAG
- a CDS encoding biopolymer transporter ExbD, whose protein sequence is MIFNSSSKRTIFGVNSNNVSQQSAPEINLIPFIDVLLVILIFLMISTTFTRYQELSITLPSAEGAASNSKPKDIAVAISSDGRIAINGKRAAVDQLSNALSAAASQAGKSDNGPMIIIAADGKAPHQSVMQVMEAARNANLPNVVFATQSKSK, encoded by the coding sequence ATGATTTTTAATTCATCATCCAAACGAACTATTTTTGGCGTAAACAGCAACAATGTTAGCCAACAAAGCGCGCCAGAAATTAACCTAATTCCTTTTATTGATGTGTTATTGGTCATTTTGATTTTCTTAATGATCTCTACCACATTCACACGCTATCAAGAGTTATCAATTACGCTACCTAGCGCTGAAGGTGCTGCATCAAATAGCAAGCCTAAGGATATTGCCGTAGCGATTTCCTCAGATGGCCGCATCGCCATTAACGGCAAGCGCGCTGCTGTTGATCAATTAAGCAATGCGCTAAGCGCGGCTGCCAGTCAAGCGGGCAAAAGTGATAACGGCCCGATGATTATTATTGCGGCCGATGGCAAAGCACCTCATCAGTCAGTGATGCAAGTCATGGAAGCGGCTCGCAACGCCAACTTACCCAATGTCGTTTTTGCTACGCAGTCAAAATCAAAGTAA
- a CDS encoding MotA/TolQ/ExbB proton channel family protein has protein sequence MYTILIAAGWPVWPLLITSIIALAILLERTWFLQAKRVSPAHLTEGAIQLADSGALNSPQTAEQAIQSLSDAAPLGRILGAALLQKSQRATEEKTIEAMQEAAEEVSLLLDRYMGALATIATIAPLLGLFGTVVGMIEIFGSQQSSSANPQQLAHGISIALYNTAFGLLIAIPAYTGWRALKAMAEKRQRECEAAAKKLLRHLFKAA, from the coding sequence ATGTATACCATTCTCATCGCCGCTGGCTGGCCCGTATGGCCTCTTTTAATCACTTCCATTATTGCTTTGGCTATTTTGTTAGAGCGTACTTGGTTTTTGCAAGCTAAAAGGGTTTCACCCGCTCATTTAACAGAAGGCGCGATTCAGCTAGCTGACTCTGGCGCTCTAAATAGCCCCCAAACCGCTGAACAAGCTATTCAATCTTTATCAGATGCCGCTCCCTTGGGCCGCATTTTAGGAGCGGCGCTATTACAAAAATCACAACGCGCTACTGAAGAAAAAACGATTGAAGCCATGCAAGAAGCTGCTGAAGAAGTCTCTTTATTACTAGATCGTTATATGGGGGCACTAGCCACCATTGCAACGATTGCGCCTCTACTTGGTTTATTTGGCACAGTAGTTGGCATGATTGAAATTTTTGGTAGTCAACAAAGCAGTAGCGCCAACCCACAACAATTAGCGCACGGTATTTCAATCGCGCTATACAACACGGCTTTTGGTCTACTGATTGCCATACCTGCTTACACAGGTTGGCGCGCATTAAAAGCCATGGCAGAAAAACGCCAACGCGAATGTGAAGCTGCCGCCAAGAAACTATTACGTCATCTTTTTAAAGCAGCGTAA
- the xseA gene encoding exodeoxyribonuclease VII large subunit — protein MTEISREIIGVGALNRAIAEVLEGHIGNVWVRGEISNFKAYDSGHWYFSLKDAEGQLRGVMFRGRNTQVGFLPKEGDLVEVAAQVSMYVPRGDIQLNVQLMRRSGQGGLYEAFLKLKEKLGAEGLFDEAHKRALPKYPKGVGVITSAQAAALKDVLSTLERRAPHIPVTVFPSLVQGVEAPPALIQALRAAYELAEQGELEVLLLVRGGGSIEDLWAFNDEALARCIAESPIPIVSGVGHETDFTIADFVADLRAPTPTGAAELVTPDREALLQDLVTLSQKINMRVTQRIDREAQRLDQLSLRLSHAIPNPERMKEKTQQLSARLHQAWSVRLAMYQQTHKAWQNHLELLNPQRTLERGYAVLMAQDGKAIRNPHQIKAGDVFDLRVAEGQADVEISQVRVK, from the coding sequence ATGACAGAAATATCAAGAGAAATTATTGGAGTTGGGGCTCTGAACCGCGCCATTGCTGAAGTATTAGAGGGCCATATTGGCAATGTGTGGGTTCGGGGGGAGATTTCCAATTTCAAGGCTTATGACAGTGGACATTGGTACTTCTCTTTAAAAGACGCCGAAGGCCAATTGAGAGGAGTCATGTTTAGAGGCCGAAACACGCAAGTCGGGTTTTTGCCTAAAGAGGGTGACTTAGTCGAGGTGGCTGCTCAAGTTAGTATGTATGTGCCTAGGGGCGATATACAGCTCAATGTGCAGCTGATGCGTAGATCTGGTCAAGGCGGTTTATACGAAGCGTTTTTAAAGCTTAAAGAAAAATTGGGGGCTGAGGGGCTGTTTGATGAAGCGCATAAAAGAGCGTTACCTAAGTACCCGAAAGGTGTTGGTGTTATTACCTCTGCTCAAGCCGCCGCATTAAAAGATGTTTTAAGTACTTTAGAGCGTAGAGCGCCACATATTCCTGTAACGGTGTTCCCGAGTTTGGTTCAAGGCGTGGAAGCACCGCCTGCATTAATACAAGCATTAAGGGCTGCTTATGAACTTGCAGAGCAGGGTGAGTTAGAAGTTCTTTTATTGGTACGAGGTGGTGGCAGCATTGAAGACTTGTGGGCTTTTAATGATGAGGCTTTAGCGCGTTGTATTGCGGAGTCGCCGATACCGATTGTCTCTGGTGTTGGTCATGAAACAGATTTCACGATTGCAGACTTCGTGGCTGATTTGCGGGCACCAACTCCAACGGGCGCTGCTGAATTAGTGACACCAGATAGAGAAGCTCTTTTGCAAGACTTGGTGACTTTGTCGCAAAAAATAAATATGAGAGTGACTCAACGAATCGATCGAGAGGCTCAACGTTTAGATCAGTTGTCATTACGTTTATCTCATGCAATTCCGAATCCCGAGCGCATGAAAGAAAAAACGCAGCAATTATCGGCACGTCTTCATCAAGCTTGGTCTGTGCGATTGGCAATGTATCAACAAACCCACAAGGCTTGGCAAAACCATTTAGAGCTACTGAATCCACAGAGAACTCTAGAGCGTGGCTATGCGGTTTTAATGGCACAGGACGGTAAAGCTATTCGAAATCCTCATCAAATCAAAGCAGGTGATGTATTTGATTTGCGAGTCGCTGAAGGCCAGGCGGATGTGGAAATTTCTCAGGTTCGGGTGAAGTAG
- a CDS encoding urate hydroxylase PuuD yields MGSILQSLQRTIIAGVVLLVLIIAAVAATAGNAITFDHAWGAFVMRWLHVLVGVMWIGLLWYFNFVQIPSMPKIPDEQKPAVSKVIAPTALFWFRYAALFTVVTGLLLAGANGYLVQALTLQRPVLAIGIGMWLAIVMAFNVWFIIWPNQKKALGMVQVEAAEKAAAARLAMLTSRFNTMFSIPMLYMMVAQQNGGL; encoded by the coding sequence ATGGGATCAATATTGCAATCTTTACAACGCACCATTATTGCTGGTGTAGTTTTATTGGTTTTAATCATCGCGGCCGTTGCTGCAACAGCAGGTAATGCTATTACTTTTGATCATGCATGGGGCGCATTCGTTATGCGTTGGTTGCACGTGCTAGTAGGCGTGATGTGGATTGGTTTGTTGTGGTATTTCAACTTTGTGCAGATTCCATCTATGCCAAAGATTCCTGATGAGCAAAAACCAGCTGTTAGCAAAGTAATTGCGCCAACAGCATTGTTCTGGTTCCGCTACGCTGCTTTATTCACTGTTGTGACAGGTTTGTTATTGGCTGGTGCTAATGGTTACCTTGTACAAGCATTGACATTACAAAGACCAGTTTTAGCGATTGGTATCGGTATGTGGTTAGCGATTGTGATGGCTTTCAACGTTTGGTTCATCATTTGGCCTAACCAAAAGAAAGCTTTGGGCATGGTTCAAGTAGAAGCTGCTGAAAAAGCTGCTGCTGCTAGATTAGCTATGTTGACATCACGCTTTAACACGATGTTCTCTATTCCAATGCTTTACATGATGGTTGCTCAGCAAAACGGCGGTTTGTAA